In a single window of the Bacteroidota bacterium genome:
- a CDS encoding Crp/Fnr family transcriptional regulator, which yields MQKTSCELCANTNCFIKMYCSPEWIHQISLSKSQVFYKQNQKIISEGEPVLGIYFIQQGKVKVFSTGLDGRQQIVRFANDGHILGHRGLGYEKYPINAEAMESSLICFVLNEILNEMFMANPKFSTGLMMFYSRELRKIEIRMKNIAHMNLREKIAEALLLLFENFGLNQEKELDVPLTREDIASSAGTNVEQVSRQLTEFEKEGFIAKRGRKIAILKKEGLKKIISKHFMQYT from the coding sequence ATGCAAAAAACAAGTTGCGAGTTGTGTGCAAATACTAATTGTTTTATCAAGATGTATTGTTCTCCGGAATGGATTCATCAAATAAGTTTGAGCAAGAGCCAGGTTTTTTATAAACAAAATCAAAAAATCATCAGTGAGGGGGAACCTGTTCTCGGTATTTATTTCATTCAACAAGGGAAGGTGAAAGTATTCTCTACGGGCTTAGATGGAAGGCAGCAAATTGTTCGTTTTGCCAATGACGGGCATATACTCGGTCACAGAGGATTAGGATATGAGAAATATCCGATCAATGCTGAAGCTATGGAAAGCTCCCTTATTTGTTTCGTCTTAAATGAAATACTGAATGAAATGTTTATGGCTAACCCGAAATTTTCTACCGGATTGATGATGTTTTATTCCCGTGAACTGAGGAAAATTGAAATCAGAATGAAGAATATTGCTCACATGAACCTTAGAGAAAAAATTGCGGAGGCCTTATTGCTGTTATTTGAGAACTTTGGTTTGAATCAAGAAAAAGAATTGGATGTTCCCCTCACCCGTGAAGACATTGCAAGTTCAGCAGGAACGAATGTCGAGCAGGTTTCCAGGCAATTGACCGAATTTGAAAAGGAAGGATTTATTGCGAAACGCGGAAGAAAAATAGCGATATTAAAAAAAGAAGGATTAAAAAAAATTATCAGCAAGCATTTTATGCAGTATACATGA
- a CDS encoding DUF4249 domain-containing protein: MKKITYSLYPYCLYLISSYLIPFFFSSCQKEITIDLPPLKNKIVVDGRIEPGFPPYVILAHNMAYFGHQDQNNIQNMFIHDAVIKVSNGTKTITLTEFCSKSLPDSLLAIMAEFTGVDTLLLKNINYCIYSTFDPSVFGQVGKTYSLSIVAEGKTYTSSTSILPPVPLDSLWWRLDKDDTLGFIWSHLTEPAAEGNTYRWMAKKIGKDPTFLPPFGAAFDDKFINGQSLNLSYGYYNKGDTIVVKFCAIDNPSYQFFRSMEVVTNSEGNPFAAPASVLSNIYPQKEALGVWCGYGTALDTVVCK; this comes from the coding sequence ATGAAAAAAATCACATATTCACTATATCCATATTGCTTATATCTTATTTCCTCATACCTTATTCCTTTCTTCTTCTCTTCCTGCCAAAAAGAAATTACGATAGACCTTCCCCCTCTGAAAAATAAAATTGTTGTTGACGGGCGCATTGAGCCGGGGTTTCCACCCTATGTCATTCTCGCTCACAACATGGCATATTTTGGTCATCAGGATCAGAACAACATTCAGAATATGTTTATTCATGATGCAGTAATAAAAGTTTCAAACGGAACCAAAACAATTACGCTCACCGAATTTTGTTCCAAGTCACTGCCGGATTCTTTACTCGCAATCATGGCAGAATTTACCGGGGTAGACACCTTGCTGCTGAAGAACATAAATTATTGCATCTACTCTACGTTCGATCCTTCTGTTTTCGGACAAGTTGGAAAAACATACTCACTTTCAATAGTTGCAGAAGGAAAAACATATACTTCTTCCACTTCAATTCTTCCTCCTGTTCCGCTCGATAGTTTATGGTGGCGACTTGATAAAGACGACACGCTCGGGTTCATCTGGTCACATCTTACAGAACCTGCAGCAGAAGGAAATACATATCGCTGGATGGCAAAAAAAATTGGCAAAGATCCTACCTTCCTGCCGCCTTTCGGTGCTGCTTTTGACGATAAGTTTATCAATGGACAAAGCTTGAATTTATCATATGGGTATTATAATAAAGGCGATACCATTGTTGTAAAATTCTGTGCCATTGATAATCCTTCTTATCAATTTTTCAGAAGTATGGAAGTGGTTACGAATAGTGAGGGAAATCCGTTTGCCGCTCCTGCTTCAGTTCTCTCAAATATCTATCCTCAAAAAGAAGCGCTTGGAGTATGGTGCGGATACGGAACCGCGCTGGATACGGTGGTGTGTAAATAG
- a CDS encoding cytochrome c, producing the protein MSFVNNTQDDKKKKPWVVPEKSKAMKSTVKSDDATLASGKALYAKHCKSCHGVKGLGDGPKSKELETSCGDLSVDLKDQTDGEVFFKVKEGRDDMPSFKKKLPEDDDIWTIVNYIRTLADDAKKK; encoded by the coding sequence ATGTCGTTTGTAAACAATACCCAGGATGACAAAAAGAAAAAACCATGGGTGGTTCCTGAAAAATCCAAAGCAATGAAGAGCACGGTGAAATCGGATGATGCAACCCTTGCTTCCGGAAAAGCTTTGTACGCAAAGCATTGCAAATCCTGCCATGGAGTTAAAGGATTGGGCGATGGGCCTAAATCAAAAGAACTGGAAACATCATGCGGTGATCTTTCGGTTGATTTAAAAGATCAAACTGATGGAGAAGTTTTTTTCAAAGTAAAAGAAGGAAGGGATGACATGCCCTCATTCAAGAAAAAACTTCCTGAAGATGATGATATCTGGACAATCGTAAATTATATTCGTACCTTGGCAGATGATGCAAAAAAAAAGTAG
- the nrfD gene encoding polysulfide reductase NrfD yields MLHKYNEDLLPQKFGIRGTVWTCFLCIVIVIGLYCYIKQLRHGLGITGMRDYVSWGIYISNFVFFVAISLVGSLVTAVLYLLNVNWRAPLTRISEIIAVAAIVFAGLIIIVDMGRPDRVLNMFIYGRIQSPIMWDVIVVMTYMTISLLLLYFPLLPGIAFCRDRLTNIPKWQKWMYKFMAIGWKNKPEQYTIVKKAVSILSVLIIPVALSIHTVTSWLFATTYRPGWDSTNFGAYFVSGAFLVGAGGVIAGMYVFRRFYKNYDQYITDKHFDRMGKLLVLLAMVYLYFSINEYLIPAYKMKGEEAHHLQSLFSGNFAPMFWLVQICGMIIPMIVLLFKKGRRPFPMFVIALMVIVAAWFKRFLIVIPTMEHPFLPMQETPEAWSHYLPTWEEWSITLGSLAGALLIITAFVRFFPIISIWEVAEERGIPHDTIYKHLNEKE; encoded by the coding sequence ATGCTTCATAAATATAATGAAGACCTGCTGCCACAAAAGTTTGGCATCAGAGGAACTGTCTGGACATGTTTCCTCTGCATTGTTATTGTCATCGGACTGTATTGTTACATCAAGCAGTTGCGGCATGGATTAGGTATCACCGGCATGAGGGATTATGTTTCATGGGGAATATATATATCCAACTTTGTTTTCTTTGTTGCAATAAGTCTGGTGGGTTCATTGGTCACAGCTGTTCTTTACCTGCTCAATGTAAACTGGCGGGCGCCTTTGACACGGATTTCTGAAATCATTGCTGTAGCGGCTATCGTTTTTGCCGGGTTGATCATCATCGTGGACATGGGTCGTCCTGACAGAGTACTTAATATGTTCATCTACGGAAGAATCCAGTCTCCCATTATGTGGGATGTGATTGTGGTAATGACGTACATGACAATTAGCTTGCTACTTCTTTATTTTCCGTTATTGCCTGGAATTGCTTTTTGCCGCGATCGGCTGACCAATATTCCCAAATGGCAGAAATGGATGTATAAGTTTATGGCTATAGGATGGAAAAACAAACCCGAACAATATACCATTGTAAAAAAAGCAGTCTCCATTTTATCGGTGCTGATTATTCCTGTCGCTCTCAGCATTCACACTGTTACTTCCTGGTTGTTTGCCACTACCTATCGACCGGGATGGGACAGCACCAACTTTGGCGCTTACTTTGTTTCAGGTGCATTTCTGGTTGGAGCCGGAGGAGTAATCGCAGGCATGTATGTTTTCAGAAGGTTTTATAAAAATTACGATCAATACATCACGGACAAGCATTTCGACAGGATGGGAAAACTTCTGGTACTTCTTGCAATGGTATATTTATATTTCTCCATCAACGAATATCTTATTCCCGCCTATAAGATGAAAGGCGAAGAAGCACATCATCTTCAATCTTTGTTTTCAGGCAATTTTGCTCCCATGTTTTGGTTAGTGCAGATTTGTGGAATGATAATTCCGATGATCGTTCTCTTGTTTAAAAAAGGAAGGCGCCCTTTTCCTATGTTCGTCATAGCGCTGATGGTAATTGTTGCTGCATGGTTCAAACGTTTTCTGATTGTTATTCCCACCATGGAACATCCGTTTTTACCGATGCAGGAAACACCGGAAGCATGGAGTCATTATCTTCCAACGTGGGAGGAATGGTCCATCACGCTGGGTTCACTCGCTGGAGCTTTATTAATCATTACCGCTTTTGTCCGTTTTTTCCCTATCATTTCTATTTGGGAAGTGGCTGAAGAAAGAGGAATTCCTCACGATACCATTTACAAACACTTAAACGAAAAAGAATGA
- a CDS encoding 4Fe-4S dicluster domain-containing protein, with amino-acid sequence MEKKSEDNKEKKGGEETGRRDFLKLGVLAAGFTVAGAGLQKAFSEEKDSGEKVKVLTTDGQLVEVDSAHIKKSASCCVSPKEARTGIPNKKYVMVIDLSRCKDALKCEKSCQKHHHFSDQSKWLKVLKMQESESTAPYWMPKPCMHCDKPPCVKVCPVDATYKRSDGIVLIDNERCIGCRFCMAACPYSARVFNWEEPKFSAKDSETTYSPETSVPGKKGTPDKCDFCPDMLRQGKLPHCVTACPNGVFYFGDFNEDVVTNGDETLRFSQLIKDKAGSRLFESLGTEPSVYYLPPANRLFPFKDREPELEGEAKKE; translated from the coding sequence ATGGAAAAAAAATCTGAAGACAATAAAGAAAAAAAAGGCGGAGAGGAAACTGGCAGGCGTGATTTTTTGAAGTTAGGTGTTCTTGCAGCAGGGTTTACAGTAGCCGGTGCAGGACTGCAAAAAGCTTTTTCAGAGGAAAAAGATTCCGGTGAAAAAGTAAAAGTGCTTACTACAGACGGTCAACTAGTAGAGGTAGATTCTGCACACATCAAAAAATCCGCTTCATGTTGTGTATCCCCCAAAGAAGCAAGGACAGGCATCCCCAACAAAAAGTATGTGATGGTGATTGACCTTTCGCGCTGCAAAGACGCACTCAAATGCGAAAAGTCCTGCCAGAAGCACCATCATTTTTCCGACCAAAGCAAATGGCTTAAAGTGTTAAAGATGCAGGAATCTGAAAGCACAGCTCCCTACTGGATGCCCAAACCTTGTATGCATTGCGACAAACCGCCTTGCGTAAAAGTTTGTCCTGTGGATGCTACTTACAAAAGAAGCGATGGTATTGTACTGATAGACAATGAACGTTGCATCGGCTGCAGATTCTGCATGGCTGCCTGTCCCTATTCCGCCAGAGTATTTAACTGGGAAGAACCTAAATTTTCAGCCAAAGATTCTGAAACAACTTATTCCCCCGAAACAAGTGTGCCGGGGAAAAAAGGAACACCGGATAAATGCGATTTCTGCCCCGATATGCTCAGGCAGGGAAAATTACCTCATTGCGTTACAGCTTGTCCGAACGGTGTGTTTTACTTTGGTGATTTCAATGAAGATGTTGTTACCAACGGGGATGAAACACTCAGGTTCAGCCAGCTAATAAAAGATAAAGCAGGCAGCAGGTTATTTGAATCGCTTGGAACAGAACCCAGTGTTTATTATCTTCCTCCGGCTAACCGCTTGTTCCCGTTTAAAGACCGAGAGCCAGAGTTGGAAGGAGAGGCGAAAAAGGAATAA
- a CDS encoding T9SS type A sorting domain-containing protein, which produces MKKTTTLTLAGIIAIGAMSFDILSSGGKAGKTGSPGENTCITGCHTGTALNGGPGSVSIATTPSLTNGYIAGSTYTVDVTVAESVAPNNALFGFDFEALIASGANGGTLAITNATLTQILTKTVNANVRNNVVHTGNGNVGPNTQTFSFNWTAPATGLGCVTFYTTGLAADNSGGTSGDHVYRDTLVVCEGFVGIAEGSASNFNFSVSPNPASDYVNVHFTLKEASSVTVDLMDINGNKVASLISANGMKGDINKTFNVSSYSKGVYFLKIKDENSSSLRKIIIE; this is translated from the coding sequence ATGAAAAAAACAACTACTCTCACATTAGCAGGAATTATTGCGATTGGCGCCATGTCCTTTGACATTTTAAGCAGTGGAGGCAAGGCCGGAAAAACAGGTTCTCCCGGTGAAAACACTTGCATCACTGGCTGTCATACAGGCACTGCGTTAAACGGAGGTCCCGGTTCTGTTTCCATTGCAACAACACCTTCACTAACCAATGGATACATCGCAGGATCAACGTACACTGTTGATGTAACGGTTGCAGAAAGCGTTGCTCCCAATAATGCTTTATTTGGATTTGACTTTGAAGCATTAATTGCTTCAGGTGCAAATGGAGGCACGTTAGCAATTACTAATGCAACTTTAACGCAAATACTAACCAAAACGGTTAATGCAAATGTTCGCAATAATGTGGTTCATACCGGAAACGGAAATGTTGGACCCAACACACAAACATTTTCATTCAACTGGACAGCCCCTGCAACAGGTCTTGGTTGCGTTACTTTTTATACAACCGGTCTTGCTGCTGACAATAGCGGAGGTACAAGCGGAGACCATGTTTACCGGGATACACTGGTTGTTTGTGAAGGTTTTGTAGGCATTGCAGAAGGTTCAGCTTCAAACTTCAACTTCTCTGTTTCTCCAAACCCTGCTTCTGATTATGTGAACGTGCACTTTACATTAAAAGAAGCGTCTTCTGTTACGGTTGATTTGATGGACATTAATGGAAATAAAGTTGCTAGCCTGATTTCTGCAAACGGAATGAAGGGCGACATCAATAAAACGTTTAATGTTTCTTCTTATTCCAAAGGAGTTTATTTTCTGAAAATAAAAGATGAAAACTCTTCATCACTGAGAAAAATAATTATTGAGTGA
- a CDS encoding Crp/Fnr family transcriptional regulator yields the protein MTHPQNTSCEQCPNVNCFIRFCSPEWVQLIGEKKSESFYHKGQQILTEGHPIFGLYFIKNGKVKVTASDAKGKEQIVRLASDGHILGHRGYGAESYPIGATAMDDSIICFIDNNTLYEAFMKNPTLTFKLMMFYSQELRGVENRIKYMAQMTVHERVVFALLYLKEIFGYTLKNVLNVNIRRKDIAALSGTSAEEVVRSLTELEEKKLIAKDVRKIRITNEKKLQEMIEMYR from the coding sequence ATGACACATCCTCAAAATACTTCCTGCGAACAATGCCCGAATGTAAATTGTTTTATCAGGTTTTGTTCGCCCGAATGGGTTCAACTGATTGGCGAAAAAAAATCAGAATCCTTTTACCATAAAGGACAGCAAATACTAACCGAAGGTCATCCAATATTCGGATTGTATTTTATTAAAAACGGAAAAGTAAAAGTAACGGCAAGCGATGCGAAAGGGAAAGAACAAATAGTGCGCCTGGCGTCTGACGGACACATTCTCGGGCACAGGGGCTATGGGGCAGAGTCCTATCCAATTGGTGCAACCGCTATGGATGACTCCATCATTTGTTTCATAGACAACAATACCCTCTATGAAGCATTTATGAAAAACCCTACTCTTACTTTCAAACTGATGATGTTTTATTCGCAGGAACTGAGAGGAGTGGAAAACAGAATAAAGTACATGGCTCAGATGACAGTGCATGAAAGAGTTGTTTTCGCTCTGCTTTACTTAAAAGAAATTTTTGGATATACGTTGAAGAATGTGCTCAACGTAAATATCCGCAGGAAGGATATTGCCGCATTGTCCGGCACCAGCGCAGAGGAAGTGGTTCGTTCTTTAACGGAATTGGAAGAAAAAAAACTCATCGCTAAAGATGTCCGCAAGATAAGAATCACTAACGAAAAAAAATTGCAGGAGATGATTGAAATGTACAGATAG
- a CDS encoding YceI family protein, which produces MKTILLLLATTFFYVSSHAQIYIGKTCEVSFFSDGPIEDIAATSKSAQVILNSAKNEIAIKVTIKGFDFEKKLMQEHFNEKYMESDKYPYATFTGKINDTIDYMKEGVYKVTVGGKLNLHGVEKERTIQGTLTIKGEEITIDSKFMVALKEHNIEIPTLVAQNIAEIVEVTIKLILTEFKTK; this is translated from the coding sequence ATGAAAACAATACTTCTTTTGCTTGCAACCACTTTTTTCTATGTATCTTCTCATGCACAGATTTATATTGGCAAAACCTGTGAGGTAAGTTTTTTCTCCGATGGTCCCATTGAAGACATTGCTGCTACAAGCAAATCAGCACAGGTTATTCTGAATTCTGCAAAGAACGAGATAGCCATAAAAGTCACCATCAAAGGATTTGATTTCGAGAAAAAGCTGATGCAAGAGCATTTCAATGAAAAATATATGGAGAGCGATAAATATCCATACGCAACGTTTACGGGGAAAATTAATGACACAATTGATTATATGAAGGAAGGAGTTTATAAAGTGACAGTTGGCGGAAAACTCAACTTGCACGGTGTGGAAAAAGAACGCACTATACAAGGTACGCTTACTATTAAAGGTGAAGAAATAACCATTGACAGCAAATTTATGGTAGCTCTTAAAGAACACAATATCGAAATCCCTACACTTGTTGCGCAAAACATTGCAGAAATTGTGGAGGTTACTATTAAATTAATATTAACAGAATTCAAAACGAAATAG
- a CDS encoding acyl-CoA dehydrogenase family protein, which yields MAADLFQASDYFLVDELLSDEHKLVRDTTRAFVKKEISPIIEECAQRAEFPKQVIKGLAEIGAFGPFIPHEYGGAGLDYMSYGLMMQELERGDSGIRSTASVQGSLVMFPIYAFGSEVQKKKYLPKLASGEWMGCFGLTEPDHGSNPNGMITNFKDPDGKDGAGKGDHVILNGAKMWISNSPFADVAVVWAKNEQGEIQGLIVERGMKGFTTPETHNKWSLRASATGELVFDNVKVPKENILPGVKGLKGPLNCLNSARYGIAWGAIGAAMDCYDSALRYSKERIQFGKPIASFQLTQKKLAEMITEITKAQLLCWRLGTLKNENKATPQQISMAKRNNVNMALQIAREARQIHGAMGITGEYPIMRHMMNLESVITYEGTHDIHLLITGYDITGINAFE from the coding sequence ATGGCAGCAGACCTTTTTCAAGCATCCGATTATTTTCTCGTTGATGAATTGCTCAGCGATGAACATAAATTAGTGCGCGACACCACACGCGCTTTCGTTAAAAAAGAAATTTCTCCCATCATTGAAGAATGTGCTCAGCGTGCTGAGTTCCCGAAACAAGTGATAAAAGGACTTGCGGAAATCGGTGCATTCGGTCCGTTCATTCCTCATGAATACGGAGGAGCGGGATTGGATTATATGTCTTACGGGCTCATGATGCAGGAACTGGAGCGGGGCGATTCGGGAATTCGCTCAACAGCTTCTGTTCAGGGTTCGCTGGTGATGTTTCCCATTTATGCGTTCGGCAGTGAAGTGCAAAAGAAAAAATATTTACCCAAACTCGCCAGTGGAGAATGGATGGGATGTTTCGGGTTGACAGAACCCGACCATGGTTCCAATCCAAATGGAATGATTACCAACTTCAAAGACCCCGATGGGAAAGACGGGGCAGGCAAAGGCGACCATGTGATTCTGAATGGAGCAAAAATGTGGATTTCAAATTCTCCTTTTGCAGATGTTGCTGTTGTATGGGCGAAAAATGAGCAGGGAGAAATTCAAGGATTGATTGTGGAGCGCGGCATGAAAGGATTCACCACTCCTGAAACTCATAACAAATGGTCGCTTCGTGCAAGCGCAACCGGAGAATTGGTTTTTGATAATGTAAAAGTTCCGAAAGAAAATATTCTGCCGGGCGTGAAGGGTTTGAAAGGACCTCTCAACTGCCTTAACTCCGCGCGCTATGGAATTGCGTGGGGAGCCATTGGCGCAGCGATGGATTGCTATGATTCTGCTTTAAGATATTCTAAAGAAAGAATTCAGTTTGGAAAACCAATTGCATCGTTCCAATTAACTCAGAAGAAATTGGCAGAGATGATTACCGAAATCACCAAAGCGCAATTGCTCTGCTGGAGATTAGGAACTTTGAAAAATGAAAATAAGGCAACGCCACAGCAGATCTCTATGGCGAAAAGAAATAACGTGAACATGGCATTACAAATTGCGCGCGAAGCACGGCAGATTCATGGAGCGATGGGCATCACAGGAGAATATCCCATCATGCGCCACATGATGAATCTGGAATCCGTCATCACTTACGAAGGCACGCATGATATTCATTTGCTCATTACGGGCTATGATATTACGGGGATAAATGCGTTTGAGTGA